Proteins co-encoded in one Juglans regia cultivar Chandler chromosome 16, Walnut 2.0, whole genome shotgun sequence genomic window:
- the LOC108980097 gene encoding uncharacterized mitochondrial protein AtMg00810-like produces the protein MKDLGPLHYFLGIQVTRNSNGLTLSQAKYALEILDRSQMKDCKPMGTPMMPKTKGLTCDVPFPDPGHYRSIVGALQYLTLTRSDLAFCVNFVSQFLHSPTMAHYKMVKRILRYLHGTLEIGIHFSSHSTLNLYAFSEADWAGCSLTRRSTTGYCIFLGSNCISWSAKKQNTISRSSSEAEYRAMASTTAEITWISFLLRDLGVTLPAAPILFCDNLSALHMTANPVFHARSKHIEIDYHYVRERVALGLLHSRHIPASSQLADIFTKPLGRPALYSLRTKLGLLSRHSLQGTIENTQKPTATKPYMETQPYTSHPTATKPHMETKILNG, from the coding sequence atgaaagatcttggtcctttgcattattttttgggaattCAAGTAACTCGCAACTCAAATGGCCTTACACTATCTCAGGCTAAGTATGCGCTAGAGATATTGGATCGTTCTCAGATGAAAGATTGTAAACCTATGGGCACACCTATGATGCCCAAAACTAAAGGACTCACATGTGATGTCCCTTTTCCAGATCCAGGTCACTATCGGAGTATTGTTGGAGCACTTCAATATCTCACCCTTACTCGCTCTGACTTAGCCTTTTGTGTTAATTTTGTATCCCAATTTTTGCATTCTCCCACTATGGCTCATTACAAAATGGTAAAACGCATCCTTCGCTATTTGCACGGTACTCTTGAAATTGGTATTCATTTTAGCTCACATTCTACACTTAATCTCTATGCATTTTCTGAAGCAGATTGGGCAGGTTGTTCTCTTACTCGTCGCTCCACCACAGGCTACTGCATTTTTCTAGGCAGTAACTGCATTTCCTGGTCTGCCAAGAAACAAAATACCATATCCCGATCTAGCTCTGAAGCAGAATATCGAGCCATGGCGAGCACCACTGCAGAAATTACTTGGATTTCATTTCTATTACGTGATCTTGGTGTTACTCTTCCAGCGGCACCTATTTTGTTCTGTGATAATCTCAGTGCTCTACATATGACTGCCAATCCAGTTTTCCATGCCCGAAGCAAGCATATCGAGATTGATTATCACTATGTAAGAGAACGTGTTGCTCTTGGTCTTCTTCATAGCCGGCACATTCCGGCCTCTTCTCAACTTGCCGATATTTTCACCAAGCCTCTTGGACGTCCTGCGCTTTATTCTTTACGCACCAAACTTGGCCTTCTATCTCGGCACAGTTTGCAGGGGACTATTGAAAATACTCAGAAACCAACGGCTACTAAGCCTTACATGGAAACCCAGCCATACACAAGTCACCCAACGGCTACAAAACCACACATGGAAACAAAGATACTCAACGGCTAA
- the LOC108980099 gene encoding uncharacterized protein LOC108980099, with product MTSMVPAAQTLSKQQHLHLSGDYAGCGGANYREDFGLMSRTVEGYAYFSSTESCLGSDPVVGDQNMAEDESRTNSSLNEAATSSKDLIHQEERDEGWLKLSIGGHAACSHNSKHDDHQANPTARRGSGSIELDLLPGRGSTSHQARPLAPIFHVPEFRVPRATSFSTSLFFQHPGSSTSNFPHHQEINWAAFRPIRHNIGSTASSSTSSSSSLMPFGSYFAQPPLQLQSMMDVAGPSLDFRVIDPPRRPHSGIWFMLRASQNQTKEPFLPQIPKNYLRIKDGTMTVRLLMKYLVNKLKLDSESEIQITCRGQELQPLLTLQHVRDNIWRSISSPSRPPEAVLTLQLPDSPSTSTDDHVMVLDYGRSAA from the exons ATGACGTCCATGGTTCCAGCTGCTCAAACCCTCTCTAAACAACAACATCTTCATCTTTCCGGAGATTATGCTGGTTGTGGTGGTGCTAATTATAGAGAAGATTTTGGTCTTATGAGCCGTACTGTAGAAGGGTATGCATACTTTAGTAGTACTGAATCTTGTTTAGGATCTGATCCTGTGGTTGGTGATCAGAATATGGCTGAAGATGAATCAAGAACTAACAGTAGTCTTAACGAAGCGGCGACGAGCTCAAAGGATCTTATTCATCAAGAAGAGAGGGATGAAGGGTGGCTAAAATTGAGTATAGGCGGTCACGCCGCCTGCAGCCATAACAGCAAGCATGATGATCATCAGGCAAACCCAACGGCGAGAAGAGGTTCCGGGTCGATCGAGCTTGATCTATTGCCCGGCCGTGGCAGTACTTCTCATCAAGCAAGGCCATTAGCTCCTATCTTCCATGTTCCCGAATTTAGAGTTCCTCGTGCCACTAGTTTTAGTACATCCTTGTTTTTTCAGCACCCGGGAAGTAGTACTTCAAACTTTCCTCATCACCAAGAGATTAACTGGGCGGCGTTTAGGCCAATCCGGCATAATATAGGGAGTACTGCTTCTTCCTCTACATCATCGTCTTCTTCCTTGATGCCATTTGGGTCGTATTTTGCTCAGCCGCCCCTTCAGCTCCAATCTATGATGGATGTTGCCGGGCCGAGCTTAGATTTTAGAGTTATTGATCCTCCTCGGAGGCCCCATTCGGGCATTTGGTTTATGCTACGAGCATCCCAGAATCA AACAAAAGAACCATTTTTGCCTCAGATACCAAAGAACTACCTGAGAATCaa GGATGGAACGATGACAGTTCGATTGTTAATGAAGTATTTGGTCAATAAGCTGAAACTGGATAGCGAATCAGAG ATACAGATAACATGTAGAGGGCAAGAGCTTCAACCTTTATTGACGTTGCAGCATGTAAGAGATAACATATGGCGGTCGATTTCTAGTCCCAGCAGGCCGCCGGAAGCAGTACTGACTTTGCAGCTTCCAGACTCCCCCTCGACCAGTACGGATGACCATGTCATGGTTTTGGACTATGGCAGGAGTGCAGCTTGA